One window of the Trifolium pratense cultivar HEN17-A07 linkage group LG2, ARS_RC_1.1, whole genome shotgun sequence genome contains the following:
- the LOC123907277 gene encoding pentatricopeptide repeat-containing protein At3g12770-like — protein MPLSYFNIAKSRTLCTYRHIHNASLFNQHPSIFPSLLREFSNTLIHVKSIHAQIIRNSASTQHFLATKLIKAYSDLGFFNSAYKVFDQCPHRETTLCNAMMNGFVKNREYKEVPKLFKMMGSSDIEINSYTCVFALKACTALLDNEIGMEIVILAVRKGLHVNGHVGSSMINFLVKSGNLDEARMVFDGIPERDVVCWNSIIGGYVQERLFKKAIQMFVEMIGCGIRPSPVTMASLLKACGESGLKKHGMCVHAFVLALSMGHDFFVLTSLVDMYCNVGDTDSAFLVFNSMCNRSLISWNAMISGCVQNGMVPESFALFQRLVQSGEGFDSGTLVSLIRGCSQTSDLENGKMLHACIIRKGLESNVVLSTAIVDMYSKCGAIKQATNVFRTMDKRNVVTWTAMLVGLSQNGYAEDALKLFGQMQEESVAANSVTLVSLVHCCAYLGSLKKGRSVHAHLIRHGYAFDAVNMSALIDMYAKCGKIYYAEKLFYNGFHLKDVILCNSMIMGYGMHGQGHQALGVYDRMINERLKPNQTTFVSLLTACSHSGLVEEGRTLFHCMERDHNIKPSDKHYACFVDLLSRAGCLEEADALVKQIPIEPNTDVLEALLNGCRIHKNINMGIQIADRLISLDYLNTGIYVMLSNIYSEARKWESVNYIRGLMRIRGLKKTPAFSSIEVGNQVYTFFAGDDSHPGWVDIKQLLENLRLEVEASGYVANTSCVLRDVNESMKVQLLWGHSERLAIAFGLLTTPYGSLIQITKNLRVCVDCHTVTKYISKIVKREIIVRDANRFHHFVNGECSCNDYW, from the coding sequence ATGCCTTTATCATATTTTAACATCGCTAAGTCCAGAACACTCTGTACCTACAGGCACATTCACAATGCCTCGTTATTCAACCAACATCCTTCCATTTTCCCCTCACTCTTACGTGAATTCTCGAATACCCTTATACATGTTAAATCCATCCACGCACAAATTATTAGGAATTCTGCATCCACTCAACACTTTCTGGCCACAAAACTTATCAAAGCCTATTCTGATTTGGGCTTTTTCAATTCTGCATACAAGGTGTTTGATCAATGTCCTCACCGGGAAACCACACTGTGTAATGCCATGATGAATGGATTTGTTAAGAACCGTGAATACAAGGAGGTTCCTAAGTTGTTTAAAATGATGGGGTCTAGTGATATTGAAATAAATAGTTATACTTGTGTGTTTGCTCTTAAGGCTTGCACTGCTTTGCTGGATAATGAGATTGGTATGGAAATTGTTATATTGGCTGTTAGAAAGGGATTGCATGTCAATGGGCATGTTGGCAGTTCAATGATTAACTTTTTGGTGAAATCTGGTAATCTTGATGAGGCACGAATGGTCTTTGATGGCATACCTGAAAGGGATGTTGTATGTTGGAATTCGATTATTGGAGGTTATGTGCAGGAGCGCCTTTTCAAGAAAGCAATTCAAATGTTTGTTGAGATGATTGGTTGTGGGATAAGGCCAAGTCCTGTGACAATGGCTAGTTTACTCAAAGCATGTGGTGAAAGTGGACTAAAGAAACATGGAATGTGTGTTCATGCTTTTGTACTTGCATTAAGCATGGGCCATGATTTTTTTGTGCTTACTTCATTGGTTGATATGTATTGTAATGTAGGTGACACTGACAGTGCTTTTTTGGTTTTCAATAGCATGTGCAATAGAAGCTTGATTTCATGGAATGCTATGATTTCAGGATGTGTTCAAAATGGTATGGTGCCTGAATCTTTCGCTCTCTTTCAAAGACTGGTCCAAAGTGGCGAAGGGTTTGATTCGGGGACCTTGGTTAGCCTTATTCGGGGATGTTCTCAAACATCTGACTTGGAAAATGGAAAAATGCTCCATGCTTGTATCATTAGAAAAGGACTAGAATCAAATGTAGTTTTGTCCACTGCAATTGTTGACATGTATTCTAAATGTGGCGCTATAAAGCAGGCAACTAATGTTTTCAGAACAATGGATAAAAGGAATGTAGTTACTTGGACTGCTATGCTGGTGGGTTTATCGCAAAATGGCTATGCAGAGGATGCCTTGAAATTATTTGGTCAGATGCAAGAAGAAAGTGTGGCTGCCAATTCTGTCACTCTTGTTAGTCTTGTGCATTGCTGTGCTTACCTAGGATCTCTCAAGAAAGGAAGGAGTGTCCATGCTCATTTGATCCGTCATGGTTATGCATTTGATGCTGTTAATATGTCAGCTTTGATTGATATGTATGCCAAGTGTGGTAAAATTTACTATGCTGAGAAGCTATTCTATAACGGGTTCCATTTAAAAGATGTTATACTTTGTAACTCTATGATCATGGGTTACGGAATGCACGGCCAAGGACATCAAGCTCTTGGTGTCTATGATAGAATGATAAATGAAAGGCTCAAGCCAAACCAAACTACCTTTGTTTCTCTGCTAACAGCATGCAGTCACTCGGGCCTCGTTGAAGAGGGCAGGACTTTGTTCCATTGTATGGAAAGAGATCATAACATTAAGCCTAGTGACAAACACTATGCTTGTTTTGTGGATCTTCTTAGTCGGGCAGGCTGTCTTGAGGAAGCAGATGCATTAGTGAAACAAATTCCCATTGAACCGAACACAGATGTGCTCGAAGCTTTGCTCAATGGTTGCAGAatccataaaaatataaatatgggGATACAAATTGCAGATAGATTAATTTCTTTAGATTACTTGAACACGGGAATTTATGTCATGTTGTCAAATATATATTCTGAAGCAAGAAAATGGGAGTCAGTTAACTACATAAGGGGCCTCATGAGGATAAGGGGCCTGAAGAAAACACCTGCTTTTAGTTCAATTGAAGTAGGTAACCAAGTGTACACATTTTTTGCTGGTGATGATTCACATCCTGGTTGGGTAGATATTAAGCAATTGCTAGAAAATTTGAGGCTTGAGGTGGAGGCTTCTGGTTATGTAGCTAATACCAGTTGTGTTCTTCGCGATGTAAATGAGTCGATGAAGGTTCAGTTGCTTTGGGGACATAGTGAGAGATTAGCTATAGCATTTGGTCTTCTAACCACACCATACGGAAGCTTGATTCAAATCACCAAAAATCTTCGTGTTTGTGTTGACTGTCATACTGTCACCAAGTACATATCAAAAATAGTTAAGAGGGAAATTATTGTTAGGGATGCTAACCGTTTTCATCACTTTGTTAATGGGGAATGTTCCTGCAATGATTACTGGTAA
- the LOC123907278 gene encoding uncharacterized protein At1g66480-like, whose protein sequence is MGNSFGSKKTTKVMKIDGETMKLKTPIKAGEVLKDHPGLVLLDSEAVKHYGVRAKAIEAHKELQPKRLYFLVELPKEIKPRRVRSGINMSAKDRLDNLLLARRSASDLSIMKPMKIEDNDGGGGGEEKDVKENGGGVRLKVRLPKAEVEKLMRECKDEAEAAEMIMQLYKAHGGREKETEVKDKIRTPRQKRVSFLPINEGGIQVAVAS, encoded by the exons ATGGGCAATAGTTTTGGTTCCAAAAAGACCACAAAGGTGATGAAAATAGATGGTGAAACAATGAAGCTAAAAACACCAATAAAAGCTGGTGAAGTGCTTAAGGATCATCCAGGTctagttttgttagattctGAAGCAGTTAAGCATTATGGTGTAAGAGCAAAAGCAATTGAAGCACACAAAGAATTACAACCAAAAAGGCTTTATTTTCTTGTGGAACTTCCAAAGGAAATAAAACCAAGAAGGGTTCGGTCGGGGATCAATATGAGCGCCAAAGATCGTCTTGATAATTTGTTGCTTGCTAGGAGATCTGCTTCTGATTTGTCGATTATGAAACCAATGAAAATCGAAGATAATGAtggcggtggtggtggtgaagaGAAAGATGTTAAGGAGAATGGTGGCGGAGTGAGGTTGAAAGTTAGGCTTCCTAAGGCTGAAGTTGAGAAGTTGATGAGAGAATGTAAAGATGAAGCTGAGGCTGCTGAGATGATTATGCAATTGTATAAGGCTCATGGAGGGAGAGAAAAGGAAACTGAAGTTAAGGACAAAATAAGGACACCAAGACAG AAGAGGGTGAGTTTTCTGCCAATAAACGAAGGAGGGATTCAAGTAGCTGTGGCTTCATAA